A part of Myxococcales bacterium genomic DNA contains:
- a CDS encoding DNA internalization-related competence protein ComEC/Rec2 — translation MQKRPLIFLCLATFIGSFLGIQFNFSLLHLLIALLLLFSFICFFKNHGRIVSLLFFIVAITTFNATAQKNTYKLKVQTLLKTKEYSGSISDIRSMSGTQKKLLVQSGNTTIELKLYDAASALPLQAGQYIKFNGQLKSFDPPLSEILFDSYSYGLSHNIHARASIKDPHHILWQQGPKNFISSIRNRLRHSINAHLVPHQSSLLLALILGETDLFSPEQKEIYQKIGAQHLLAVSGLQVSMLAGIIFFTLSPFFSLILRPQKSLIALKLSALLSVFLLWFFVALCHFPPSAIRAGLMASIALFPALIGFKVDLLDSLLASCFLCLLFDPLSLKDLGFLLSYAATLGLICTHHFGKDWIHFLKSRSYILTILFGWAISSMGAFLATLPITCLFFASWAPSGALANLFLVPIASILQIPAIIFGLIGALTDWTWLLSLAGFCANLIEIFTDFLSSQIGNVFFLPHFSFGALICCTIGSFILFLSLLKKHSLLITLSSSSIILAFISLIFSKEQGLKVTIIPVGQGDASLIQTPSGKNILVDAGGNPFSNYDPGKNIVVPTLKHLGVKKLDALVITHPDPDHILGAFAVLDSFEIKEIWHSGYKPGHHLHERLTKKAFEKSVPIKTTEQILGTHNFGHSTLRVLAPFTNSQDPYFKDLKANDNSLVLLIEYGGKNLLLPGDIEKKGEQLLLSQYKDLHADIVKAPHHGSRTSSTKAFVKKMNPQYVIYSTGKNNRFSFPHQEVVERYQQQGAISFDTAIDGQIKILISNNQIDIAGFTSPCKKKAGKILHEEFVEKNWFSSHISHQVCAKT, via the coding sequence ATGCAAAAACGCCCATTGATATTTTTATGCTTAGCAACTTTCATTGGATCATTTTTAGGAATTCAATTTAATTTTTCACTTCTACATTTATTGATAGCTTTATTACTTTTATTCAGCTTTATTTGTTTTTTTAAAAATCATGGCAGAATTGTATCGCTACTGTTTTTTATTGTAGCAATCACTACCTTTAACGCTACTGCCCAAAAAAACACCTATAAACTTAAGGTACAAACACTGCTTAAAACAAAAGAATACAGTGGCAGCATTAGTGATATCCGCTCAATGTCGGGCACTCAAAAAAAATTATTAGTTCAATCAGGCAATACCACAATCGAACTCAAACTTTACGATGCTGCTTCTGCGCTTCCATTGCAGGCAGGACAATACATTAAATTTAATGGGCAACTTAAAAGTTTTGATCCACCTTTATCTGAAATACTTTTTGATTCTTACTCTTACGGACTCAGCCATAACATTCATGCGCGAGCTTCAATCAAAGATCCACACCATATTTTATGGCAACAGGGACCAAAAAATTTTATAAGCTCTATTCGAAATCGACTTCGTCATAGCATCAACGCTCACCTTGTCCCCCACCAATCATCTTTATTGTTGGCATTGATTTTAGGTGAGACTGATCTTTTTTCACCTGAGCAGAAAGAAATTTATCAAAAAATTGGCGCTCAGCACTTGCTTGCTGTGAGTGGCTTACAAGTAAGCATGCTAGCTGGAATTATTTTTTTCACACTCAGTCCTTTTTTCTCCCTAATTCTTCGCCCACAAAAATCCTTGATAGCTCTTAAACTAAGCGCCCTATTGAGCGTTTTTTTGCTGTGGTTTTTTGTTGCACTCTGTCACTTTCCGCCTTCAGCTATCAGAGCTGGCCTAATGGCAAGCATAGCGTTATTTCCGGCGCTCATTGGTTTCAAAGTTGATCTTTTGGATTCACTGCTGGCAAGTTGTTTCCTTTGCTTGCTTTTCGATCCTTTAAGTCTTAAGGATTTAGGATTTTTGCTCTCTTATGCAGCTACATTGGGGTTAATATGCACGCATCACTTTGGCAAAGATTGGATTCATTTTCTTAAATCTCGCTCATATATTCTCACGATTTTATTTGGATGGGCCATCAGTTCCATGGGAGCTTTTTTGGCTACCCTGCCGATCACGTGCTTATTTTTTGCAAGCTGGGCGCCATCTGGCGCCTTAGCCAATTTATTTTTAGTGCCCATAGCTTCCATTTTACAGATCCCAGCAATTATTTTTGGGCTTATCGGGGCCTTAACAGATTGGACCTGGCTTTTATCCTTGGCAGGATTTTGTGCAAACCTAATCGAGATTTTTACCGATTTTTTAAGTTCACAGATAGGTAACGTTTTTTTTCTTCCACATTTTTCTTTCGGGGCTTTGATATGCTGCACTATCGGTTCATTTATTTTATTTTTAAGCCTACTAAAAAAACATTCTCTATTAATCACGCTCAGCAGCAGCAGCATTATTCTTGCTTTCATCAGTCTGATTTTCTCAAAGGAACAAGGACTCAAAGTTACGATAATTCCAGTAGGGCAAGGTGATGCAAGCCTTATACAAACACCAAGTGGCAAAAATATTTTAGTAGATGCGGGGGGCAATCCATTTAGTAACTACGATCCAGGAAAAAATATTGTTGTGCCAACGCTGAAACATCTCGGTGTAAAAAAACTTGATGCTTTAGTAATCACCCATCCAGATCCGGATCATATTTTGGGAGCATTTGCTGTACTGGATAGTTTTGAAATCAAAGAAATATGGCACAGCGGATACAAACCAGGACATCACCTTCATGAGCGCCTCACTAAAAAAGCTTTCGAAAAATCTGTTCCCATTAAAACTACAGAGCAAATTTTAGGCACCCATAATTTTGGTCATAGCACATTGCGTGTACTTGCCCCTTTTACCAATTCACAAGATCCTTACTTTAAAGACTTAAAGGCCAACGACAACAGTCTTGTTTTATTAATAGAATATGGGGGGAAAAATTTATTATTGCCTGGAGATATCGAGAAAAAAGGCGAACAGCTTTTATTGAGTCAATATAAAGATCTTCACGCAGATATTGTGAAAGCCCCGCATCATGGCTCGCGCACTTCTTCTACAAAGGCTTTCGTAAAAAAAATGAATCCTCAATATGTCATCTATTCAACCGGAAAAAATAACCGATTTTCCTTTCCTCATCAGGAAGTTGTAGAACGTTACCAACAACAAGGTGCAATTAGTTTTGATACGGCTATCGATGGGCAAATTAAAATTTTAATCAGCAATAATCAGATCGACATTGCCGGTTTTACATCTCCATGTAAAAAGAAAGCTGGAAAAATCTTGCATGAAGAGTTTGTCGAAAAAAATTGGTTTTCAAGTCACATCTCACACCAAGTGTGCGCCAAAACTTAA
- a CDS encoding DUF393 domain-containing protein, producing the protein MKKILFFDGVCVMCNGLINFALKHDHKHIFYFAPLQGETAQEKIPQYTKDLKSVVLLDEKGIHTESDAIIGLLIALGGIFSLAGALKIFPKIIRDSVYRWIARNRYRWFGKYESCRLPTAKERAHLLD; encoded by the coding sequence ATGAAAAAAATTCTCTTTTTTGATGGTGTGTGCGTTATGTGCAACGGACTTATTAATTTTGCTCTCAAACATGACCACAAACATATTTTTTATTTTGCTCCTCTCCAGGGAGAAACCGCTCAAGAAAAAATTCCTCAATACACCAAAGATCTTAAAAGTGTTGTTTTGCTGGATGAAAAGGGTATCCATACCGAATCAGACGCCATCATTGGTCTACTCATCGCTTTGGGCGGGATATTCTCTCTTGCTGGAGCGCTTAAAATTTTCCCAAAAATTATCAGAGATTCAGTGTATCGATGGATCGCAAGAAATCGCTACCGGTGGTTTGGTAAATACGAAAGTTGCCGCCTCCCAACTGCCAAAGAGCGAGCTCACTTACTCGATTAA